A genomic stretch from Bradysia coprophila strain Holo2 unplaced genomic scaffold, BU_Bcop_v1 contig_631, whole genome shotgun sequence includes:
- the LOC119083415 gene encoding uncharacterized protein LOC119083415 — protein sequence MTASDCGKTIATKGREKSESGATQPHSDCSRLSVTTQKRLKDMRIGSWNVRCHTYRPGGLMKLTNELKKAKVDIAAIQESGYNQNEQTSRFNGYTTFHSSNSRGHVLGTAFMVATKKEHLVLVNERLCVLRLKGRFKNYSVINVHAPHNESVEGDKDDYYEALARAYDELPAHDIKIFIGDFNVKVGKEEVYRPTIGRYSLHENTNENGQRMIFFAAERNLVVKSTFHKHKSRHLATWKHPNDNLPANQIDHLLISGRHLTDVIDVKSCWKANVDSDHYLVVSTLRAHLARFHNGRSETVRRFAVEKLKDTRIAETFADNISTKLQQLRQAHPGDTPPEWLSVGDVIKQEAIDTLGYQRPNDFRTWFDAECADVTDRKNAARIEKESARTRERKTEADQRYKDLRREEKRLHRLKKKELEERTLLQLERLCSANESRKFYKRINNQRRGFNSRMTICRAVDDTLLTAKHDVLERFKEHFSALLNGDVEDGNATDDSFLNDDGRIVSAPTLEEVSAAISSLKNNKASGPDNIPAELLKMGGEELAKVLYELVERIWNNESLPDQWLEGAILPLHKKGDRMICENYRGIALLNTA from the coding sequence ATGACTGCGAGCGATTGTGGAAAAACGATTGCAACGAAAGGAAGAGAAAAAAGCGAAAGCGGAGCAACACAGCCTCATTCGGATTGCTCGAGGCTTTCGGTAACGACCCAAAAACGCCTAAAGGACATGAGAATTGGGTCCTGGAATGTAAGATGTCATACTTACAGGCCAGGAGGATTGATGAAACTGACAAATGAACTGAAGAAAGCCAAAGTCGACATTGCTGCTATTCAAGAGAGCGGTTACAATcaaaatgaacaaacttcCCGCTTCAATGGCTATACCACATTTCATAGCAGCAACAGTCGAGGCCATGTACTTGGTACTGCCTTCATGGTAGCCACAAAAAAGGAACATCTGGTACTGGTCAACGAGCGCCTATGCGTGTTACGTCTGAAAGGCCGTTTCAAAAACTACTCCGTGATAAACGTACACGCACCTCATAATGAATCGGTGGAGGGTGATAAGGACGATTATTATGAAGCGCTTGCAAGAGCCTACGATGAATTACCGGCACACGATATTAAAATCTTTATAGGAGATTTCAACGTTAAAGTAGGCAAGGAGGAAGTGTACAGACCAACAATAGGAAGGTACAGTCTGCATGAAAATACGAATGAGAACGGTCAGCGTATGATTTTCTTCGCTGCCGAAAGGAACCTGGTTGTGAAAAGTACTTTCCATAAACATAAAAGCAGACACCTGGCTACCTGGAAGCATCCCAATGACAATTTGCCAGCAAATCAGATTGACCATCTACTGATTAGCGGGCGGCACCTCACCGACGTCATTGACGTCAAATCATGTTGGAAAGCAAATGTCGACTCTGATCATTATCTGGTTGTGTCAACGTTGAGAGCACATCTAGCCCGATTTCATAATGGACGTAGTGAAACTGTGAGGCGTTTTGCGGTGGAGAAACTAAAGGATACACGGATAGCGGAGACGTTTGCTGATAACATTAGCACAAAGCTTCAACAATTACGACAAGCTCATCCAGGCGACACTCCTCCTGAATGGCTATCGGTAGGTGATGTGATTAAGCAAGAAGCAATCGACACCTTAGGATATCAGAGGCCTAATGATTTTAGGACCTGGTTTGACGCAGAATGTGCTGATGTTACAGATCGTAAAAATGCTGCACGAATTGAGAAGGAATCGGCGAGAACTAGAGAACGGAAAACGGAAGCGGATCAGCGCTACAAAGATCTGAGGAGGGAGGAAAAGCGCTTGCACCGGCTCAAGAAAAAGGAACTTGAAGAAAGGACGCTTCTTCAGTTGGAAAGATTATGTAGTGCAAACGAATCACGGAAGTTCTACAAACGAATAAACAACCAAAGAAGAGGCTTCAATTCTCGAATGACTATCTGCAGAGCAGTTGACGACACTTTGCTTACAGCAAAACATGATGTCCTGGAACGATTCAAGGAACATTTCAGTGCTCTGTTAAACGGGGATGTTGAAGACGGCAATGCTACCGATGATTCTTTTCTCAACGACGACGGTCGTATCGTGTCAGCACCAACATTGGAGGAAGTCTCAGCAGCAATCTCCTCACTCAAAAACAACAAAGCTTCAGGTCCGGATAATATACCAGCGGAACTGCTGAAAATGGGTGGTGAGGAATTGGCTAAGGTACTTTATGAATTAGTCGAGCGAATATGGAACAACGAATCGTTACCGGATCAGTGGTTAGAGGGTGCCATTTTACCTCTGCACAAGAAAGGTGACAGGATGATTTGCGAAAACTACCGTGGTATTGCTTTGCTTAACACGGCGTAG